A stretch of Cryptococcus neoformans var. neoformans JEC21 chromosome 10 sequence DNA encodes these proteins:
- a CDS encoding mRNA binding protein, putative, whose protein sequence is MTSKVYLGRLPPGLQKADVEEHFKGFRIQDVRLMGTFGFVEFDSPRDAEDAVHEFNGKPLLGESIVVEPTRESRRRDPYEQPRPRPSRRGVRINVSGFSSETSWQDLKDYGRLGGNTIIYADVDKRNPGHGVIEYRNMEEAQEAIRRLAGVDINGAPVTLEIAPADPEFDREFDRRPPPRDYDDRRAPRDYYDRPPPRDYHDRPPRRYDDRRGPRDYDDRRAPRDRDYYEDRRAPRDYDRREDRYPPRDRSPRRDYPTRDDDRRRDDVPPPVGP, encoded by the exons ATGACATCCAAAGTCTATCTTGGCCGGCTTCCCCCAG GGCTCCAAAAGGCCGACGTCGAGGAG CATTTCAAAGGCTTCCGCATCCAGGATGTCCGATTGATGGGTACTTTCGGATTCGTCGAATTTGATTCTCCTAGG GACGCTGAAGATGCTGTCCATGAGTTTAACGGCAAACCTCTTTTGGGTGAAAG CATTGTAGTCGAGCCTACACGAGAGAGCCGCAGGCGAGACCCTTACGAGCAGCC TCGTCCTCGACCTTCTCGTCGCGGCGTGCGAATCAATGTCTCAGGATTCTCAAGTGAAACAAGCTGGCAG GATCTCAAAGACTATGGCCGTTTGGGTGGAAACACTATCATCTACGCAGACGTCGACAAGAGGAACCCTGGTCATGG TGTAATTGAGTACCGCAACATGGAGGAGGCTCAAGAAGCTATTAGGAGACTCGCCGGCGTTGACATCAACGGCGCCCCTGTTACGCTTGAAATT GCCCCTGCTGATCCCGAATTTGACCGGGAGTTCGACCGTCGACCTCCCCCTCGTGACTACGATGACCGTCGTGCTCCTCGGGACTATTATGATCGACCTCCTCCCAGAGATTACCATGaccgtcctcctcgtcgtTACGACGACCGCCGAGGCCCTCGAGACTATGATGACCGTCGTGCTCCTAGGGACAGGGATTATTATGAGGATCGTCGAGCTCCTCGTGATTACGACCGTCGGGAAGACCGTTACCCTCCTCGAGATCGCTCGCCTCGCAGGGATTATCCCACAAGGGATGACGACAGGAGGCGGGACGA TGTCCCCCCTCCCGTTGGGCCTTAA
- a CDS encoding membrane protein, putative, which produces MTSATGAIIYKAFAPTIKMMICITIGFVLTKKGIFAPANAKGVSILSLNVGLPALVFGSMISAFTSENIKAFGSLILIAILYMILGFICAWFVREFFFVPPDFRYGILVMGTISNWGNLPTAVVQTLAKSAPFDPDTDVELGIAYIAVFILAMNVCLFPMGLHKMCAWDFRQENLIKPRPPPVKERWGKRLRAIKGVFRKDKTAKKEDGVDDEKIEEVTNGLPSPKTEIYTSKTSTDYDERGEEPSEMIQRARFISGADVVRKKSRASSFHSMMETTRPIPPTAPLDASGIAEPCHAPSTTNPDQLLPVCSRQIEAYQYHHPVTPAPSVHKPSWSQRLLKLAREFVMPLTVAIIMGIICSVIPPIKALFVTVDGWSGTRIPYAPDGNPPLSFITDTATFLGGMTIPAGLILLGASFGRLKMPKKWSDMPIGAIIAMMAFKMIIIPVFGVFVVQAFRDDTGLYPKDDKMRTFVSILLAGTPAAVNQLVITQLYNPEGTADTLSSFLALQYVLMPILSTILAAVALYITEQV; this is translated from the exons ATGACCTCTGCTACTGGTGCAATTATTTACAAGG CGTTCGCGCCAACAatcaagatgatgatatgtATAACGATCGGCTTCGTGTTGACCAAGAAGGGTATATTTGCCCCTGCCAATGCAAAGGGTGTCAGCATCTTGAGTCTA AACGTCGGTCTCCCTGCACTTGTCTTCGGCTCGATGATATCAGCCTTTACGTCTGAAAATATCAAGGCCTTTGGATCTTTAATTCTCATTGCGATTTTGTATATGATCTTGGGTTTCATCTGTGCTTGGTTCGTTCGCGAGTTTTTCTTCGTCCCGCCAGATTTCCGCTATGGCATTCTTGTT ATGGGAACAATCTCCAACTGGG GTAATTTACCTACAGCAGTCGTACAAACGCTTGCGAAAAGTGCGCCATTCGATCCCGACACCGATGTCGAGCTAGGTATTGCATATATTGC CGTTTTTATTCTCGCCATGAACGTATGTCTGTTCCCGATGGGACTTCACAAG ATGTGCGCTTGGGACTTTCGACAAGAGAACCTTATCAAACCTCGTCCACCTCCAGTAAAAGAACGTTGGGGAAAACGGCTTCGGGCTATCAAAGGAGTGTTCAGGAAGGATAAAAcagccaagaaggaagatggcgTTGACGACGAAAAAATTGAGGAAGTTACCAACGGGctcccatctccaaaaaCTGAAATTTACACGTCGAAAACAAGTACCGATTATGATGAGCGGGGAGAGGAGCCTTCAGAGATGATCCAACGAGCGCGTTTTATTAGCGGAGCCGATGTTGTCCGGAAGAAATCTCGGgcgtcttccttccattctaTGATGGAAACTACCCGACCCATTCCTCCTACCGCCCCTCTTGACGCTAGCGGTATAGCCGAACCATGCCATGCCCCTTCTACTACCAATCCTGATCAACTTTTACCCGTATGCTCCCGACAGATTGAGGCTTACCAATACCACCACCCTGTcactcctgctccttctgtACATAAGCCATCATGGAGTCAGAGACTGCTGAAGCTCGCCAGAGAATTTGTCATGCCCTTGACGGTCGCGATCATAATGGGTATCATATGCTCAGTCATCCCACCTATCAAGGCGCTTTTTGTGACTGTGGACGGATGGTCCGGGACAAGAATACCTTATGCACCGGACGGGAACCCTCCATTATCTTTTATTACGGACACAGCAACCTTTTTGG GTGGTATGACCATTCCGGCTGGTTTGATTTTACTTGGTGCCAGTTTTgggagattgaagatgCCCAAGAAGTGGAGCGATATGCCAATCGGCGCTATTATT GCTATGATGGCTTTCAAGA TGATTATCATCCCTGTTTTCGGAGT GTTTGTCGTCCAAGCTTTCAGAGACGACACCGGACTATACCCCAAAGACGACAAAA TGCGAACTTTTGTTAGCATCCTTCTTGCAGGTACGCCAGCTGCTGTTAATCAGCTTGTCATTACGCAATTATACAATCCGGAAGGTACTGCGGACACGTTATCAAGTTTCTTGGCTTTGCAGT ATGTTCTCATGCCTATCTTGTCTAC TATTTTAGCAGCAGTGGCGCTGTATATTACGGAACAAGTTTGA
- a CDS encoding vacuole protein, putative, translated as MVQTATEGGPFQSIPISNHAASSTMTENKPSKSPVSKTRLSSCSRSRNGPETPDPLIQRKAALVVVFALSIWSFYVIVGRMCTPMIRNRSDSGLGRSVGAGALVGFVILWLLFLWSYIKMIATPPGYARDKVSKSSPPDPANYPQPYPINPNAIHPHPDQDQGPDPSTWAPTMNLATQTVGDWQPNASPAPFMGQAPPPEVKDKPKKGVKDWREVQRPVPHVEYVPRWCRFCEIVKPDRTHHCRHCGTCVMQFDHHCLWIGQCVGWANHKFFIIFNLWTALYCFYIMILLIIAEARSNSMDGQMIALIIVAAIFGLFAVTMLFTHIQLILSGRTTVESFAARDQRERENAILQTEYGYFWHNLEKRKVRKKWKEEWGGSPVDGRWRYGTRMDRWKQEMGIAPLGWILPIGSPQGNGLYFKSNPKFGPYGEWLKKEDWPAELLSV; from the exons ATGGTCCAGACTGCAACTGAGGGAGGACCTTTTCAATCCATTCCCATCTCAAATCATGCTGCGTCCTCGACCATGACAGAAAATAAGCCCTCTAAATCGCCAGTGTCCAAGACTCGACTTTCATCGTGTTCTCGCTCTCGCAATGGACCTGAAACTCCAGATCCTCTGATACAGAGGAAAGCCGCTTTGGT CGTCGTCTTTGCTTTGTCAATCTGGTCCTTCTATGTCATCGTTGGAAGGATGTGTACTCCTATGATCCGCAATCGATCAGACTCTGGCTTAGGTCGGAGCGTCGGCG CCGGCGCGCTGGTTGGATTTGTCATTTTAtggcttcttttcttgtGGAGTTATATTAAG ATGATTGCCACCCCTCCTGGGTACGCTAGAGAT AAAGTCAGCAAGTCTTCGCCCCCTGACCCCGCGAACTATCCCCAACCTTACCCCATTAACCCCAACGCcatccatccccatcccgATCAAGACCAAGGACCTGATCCTTCTACATGGGCACCTACTATGAACCTTGCAACCCAAACTGTTGGTGATTGGCAACCCAACGCATCTCCGGCACCTTTCATGGGTCAAGCGCCACCTCCCGAGGTCAAAGACAAACCAAAGAAAGGCGTAAAAGACTGGCGTGAGGTACAAAGACCTGTACCCCATGTTGAATACGTACCGAGATGGTGCCGTTTTTGCGAGATCGTGAAGCCAGACAGAACACATCACTGTCGCCATTGTGGCACTTGTGTGATGCAGTTTGATC ATCATTGCCTGTGGATCGGGCAATGTGTCGGATGGGCAAATCATAAA TTCTTCATCATATTCAATTTATGGACTGCTCTCTACTGTTTCTACATTATGATTTTACTTATAATCGCGGAAGCCAGATCAAATAGTATGGATGGGCAAATGATCGCGCTGATTATCGT AGCTGCTATATTTGGGCTGTTCGCTGTCACGATGCTATTCACCCACATTCAACTCATTTTAAGTGGTCGAACAACTGTGGAAAGCTTTGCAGCCCGCGATCAACGTGAGCGAGAGAACGCCATTCTTCAGACGGAGTACGGCTACTTTTGGCACAACTTGGAGAAACGCAAAGTGCGAAAAaagtggaaggaagaatggggtGGATCGCCAGtcgatggaagatggagatatGGTACAAGAATGGACAGATGGAAGCAAGAAATGGGCATCGCTCCTTTAGGGTGGATAC TCCCGATCGGTAGCCCACAAGGAAATGGTCTCTACTTCAAATCCAATCCAAAATTTGGACCGTATGGGGAGTGGctgaaaaaagaagattggcCTGCAGAATTGCTTTCTGTATAG
- a CDS encoding expressed protein, which translates to MPPIVDLFSASSKPMPMVDSLPSQPLQFAATLRPIDLNAPSAATAKLPRPRRREEFIPKVFPTPPYTHSRHPSTASIQDNFNDLSLANKSATVGTDEWMQQKVDKCLDDASGNLEITGLGLTTLSTKIADLRDLVTLPSTFSPSPRQSYQYPSPLRSVVRQDEDLIRPVSTPTNASSMSRAISAPASSFAFNNLQSPRASTFTRARVIPATPEAAEHDENVSEVSTTAARDGALMASPVMGSATGKMVVSRRVSMGRTKSSFARLNTIMNAQVFLGNNRLTCLPSALFEVSNITVLSLRGNNLKSIPAAIGALHNLKELNIGNNSITDLPWTILDLSLGLFTADPNPFLKQEADESWGPLVRHFDSPVRSLKDLCLSVLISPQKPNDLPPLLDKYYWDPPRRGIPHPLLDASAMHELIPNIDEADLERVLQLLRSCSNHHLYSKRHNPSQSPETVDPFPRSHRASPSDDASTNPYYLACPSSRHLEVDGSSTLAPRRHLFVHPAEERIQWTNVAGHRLPVRWMGCSPGCLALEYLGEEEDWEFDGGGDEEITL; encoded by the exons ATGCCCCCGATTGTGGACCTCTTCTCGGCTTCGTCCAAGCCCATGCCTATGGTTgactctcttccttcgcaGCCCCTTCAATTCGCAGCTACGCTCCGTCCTATCGATCTCAATGCTCCCTCAGCCGCCACAGCCAAACTTCCCAGACCACGGCGCCGTGAGGAATTCATACCGAAGGTCTTCCCAACCCCTCCTTACACCCACTCTCGCCATCCAAGTACAGCATCGATTCAGGATAATTTTAACGATCTTTCTCTTGCGAACAAATCTGCAACTGTGGGAACAGATGAGTGGATGCAACAAAAGGTAGACAAATGTCTAGACGATGCCTCTGGGAACTTGGAAATTAC TGGACTTGGTCTCACGACACTCTCTACCAAAATTGCAGATCTTCGCGACCTGGTAACTTTGCCCAGCACATTCTCACCGTCTCCTCGGCAATCTTACCAGTATCCTTCACCTCTTCGATCTGTTGTAAGACAAGACGAAGACCTTATCAGGCCCGTTAGTACTCCCACCAACGCTTCTTCGATGTCACGAGCAATCTCCGCGCCTGCCTCCTCATTCGCTTTTAACAATCTGCAAAGCCCTAGGGCTTCAACTTTCACGCGAGCTCGTGTCATACCGGCCACACCTGAGGCTGCTGAGCATGACGAGAATGTATCTGAAGTATCTACCACGGCAGCAAGGGATGGTGCTTTGATGGCGAGTCCAGTGATGGGATCTGCGACGGGAAAAATGGTAGTATCGAGAAGGGTTTCTATGGGTCGCACAAAAAGTTCATTTGCTCGGCTAAACACGATCATGAATGCGCAAGTCTTTCTGGGCAACAATAGACTGACATG TTTACCTTCGGCCTTATTCGAAGTCTCCAACATCACTGTTCTATCGCTGCGAGGTAATAATCTGAAGTCAATACCAGCTGCCATCGGGGCTTTACACAACCTAAAAGAGCTGAATATTGGGAACAATTCCATT ACCGACCTCCCCTGGACTATCCTAGATCTCTCGTTGGGTCTCTTCACGGCGGACCCTAATCCTTTCCTTAAGCAAGAAGCAGACGAGTCATGGGGTCCCCTTGTGCGCCATTTTGACTCTCCTGTCCGCAGCTTAAAAGATCTCTGTCTATCTGTCCTCATTTCCCCTCAAAAACCGAACGATCTCCCGCCATTACTGGATAAATACTACTGGGACCCTCCTCGTAGAGGCATacctcaccctcttcttgacGCGAGTGCAATGCACGAGCTCATTCCCAACATCGACGAGGCTGATTTAGAGCGGGTGTTGCAACTCTTGCGCAGCTGTAGTAATCACCATTTGTACTCAAAGAGGCATAATCCTTCTCAATCGCCTGAGACGGTCGACCCCTTCCCTCGATCGCATCGGGCATCACCGTCTGACGATGCTTCGACCAATCCTTATTACCTTGCTTGCCCATCATCTCGTCATTTAGAAGTTGATGGTAGCTCAACTTTAGCTCCTCGTCGTCATTTGTTTGTGCACCCCGCTGAAGAGAGAATTCAGTGGACAAATGTTGCCGGTCATCGGCTTCCAGTGAGATGGATGGGCTGTTCACCTGGATGTTTGGCGCTGGAGTATCTgggcgaagaggaagattggGAGTTTGACGGAGGgggggatgaagagattaCGCTTTGA